A region of Bacillus cabrialesii DNA encodes the following proteins:
- the polA gene encoding DNA polymerase I: MTERKKLVLVDGNSLAYRAFFALPLLSNDKGIHTNAVYGFAMILMKMLEDEKPTHMLVAFDAGKTTFRHGTFKEYKGGRQKTPPELSEQMPFIRELLDAYQVSRYELEQYEADDIIGTLAKTAEKEGFEVKVFSGDKDLTQLATDKTTVAITRKGITDVEFYTPEHVKEKYGLTPEQIIDMKGLMGDSSDNIPGVPGVGEKTAIKLLKQFDSVEKLLESIDEVSGKKLKEKLEEFKDQALMSKELATIMTDAPIEVSVSGLEYQGFNREQVIAIFKDLGFNTLLERLGEDSEEAEQDQALEDINVKTVTDVTSGILVSPSAFVVEQIGDNYHEEPILGFSIVNETGSYFIPKDIAVESEVFKEWVENDEQKKWVFDSKRAVVALRWQGIELKGAEFDTLLAAYIINPGNSYDDVASVAKDYGLHIVSSDESVYGKGAKRAVPSEDVLSEHLVRKALAIQSLREKLVQELENNDQLELFEELEMPLALILGEMESTGVKVDVDRLKRMGEELGAKLKEYEEKIHEIAGEPFNINSPKQLGVILFEKIGLPVVKKTKTGYSTSADVLEKLADKHDIVDYILQYRQIGKLQSTYIEGLLKVTRPDSHKVHTRFNQALTQTGRLSSTDPNLQNIPIRLEEGRKIRQAFVSSEKDWLIFAADYSQIELRVLAHISKDQNLIEAFTNDMDIHTKTAMDVFHVAEDEVTSAMRRQAKAVNFGIVYGISDYGLSQNLGITRKEAGAFIDRYLESFQGVKAYMEDSVQDAKQKGYVTTLMHRRRYIPELTSRNFNIRSFAERTAMNTPIQGSAADIIKKAMIDMAAKLKEKQLKARLLLQVHDELIFEAPQEEIEILEKLVPEVMEHALALDVPLKVDYASGPSWYDAK; the protein is encoded by the coding sequence ATGACGGAGCGAAAAAAATTAGTGCTTGTAGACGGAAACAGTCTGGCTTACCGGGCGTTTTTTGCATTGCCGCTGTTAAGCAATGATAAAGGTATTCATACGAATGCCGTATATGGGTTTGCAATGATTTTGATGAAGATGCTTGAGGATGAAAAACCGACGCACATGCTTGTTGCCTTTGATGCCGGGAAAACAACATTTCGTCACGGCACATTTAAAGAATATAAAGGCGGCAGACAGAAAACCCCGCCTGAGCTTTCCGAACAAATGCCGTTTATCCGCGAGCTGCTGGATGCCTACCAGGTCAGCCGCTATGAACTGGAACAATACGAAGCTGACGATATTATCGGCACACTGGCCAAAACGGCTGAAAAAGAAGGATTTGAAGTAAAGGTTTTCTCGGGAGATAAGGACTTAACTCAGCTGGCAACAGACAAAACGACAGTTGCCATTACGAGAAAAGGAATTACCGACGTTGAATTTTACACGCCGGAGCACGTCAAAGAGAAATACGGGCTTACGCCTGAACAAATCATTGACATGAAGGGTCTGATGGGTGATTCCTCAGATAATATTCCGGGTGTGCCCGGCGTAGGAGAGAAGACAGCGATTAAGCTCTTAAAACAGTTCGATTCCGTTGAAAAACTGCTCGAGTCCATTGACGAGGTGAGCGGAAAGAAACTGAAGGAAAAGCTTGAGGAATTTAAGGATCAGGCATTGATGAGCAAGGAGCTTGCGACAATTATGACGGATGCGCCGATTGAAGTATCCGTTTCCGGATTGGAATATCAAGGTTTTAATCGTGAGCAGGTCATTGCCATCTTTAAAGATCTAGGATTCAACACGCTTCTTGAACGTCTTGGGGAAGACAGCGAAGAAGCGGAGCAGGATCAGGCGTTAGAAGACATTAATGTCAAAACCGTCACAGACGTAACAAGCGGAATATTGGTTTCTCCATCCGCCTTTGTCGTTGAACAGATTGGCGACAATTATCATGAAGAGCCGATTCTCGGATTTTCGATTGTCAATGAAACGGGCTCTTATTTTATTCCGAAAGACATCGCCGTGGAGTCTGAAGTGTTCAAGGAATGGGTGGAAAATGACGAGCAGAAGAAATGGGTTTTCGATAGCAAGCGGGCTGTTGTCGCTTTGCGTTGGCAGGGCATTGAACTGAAAGGGGCCGAGTTTGATACGCTTCTTGCGGCATATATTATCAATCCGGGCAATTCATATGATGACGTTGCGAGTGTGGCCAAGGATTACGGCCTGCATATCGTATCAAGCGACGAATCGGTTTACGGCAAAGGGGCAAAACGGGCGGTTCCGTCAGAAGATGTACTGTCTGAGCACCTTGTCCGAAAAGCGTTAGCGATTCAAAGCCTGCGGGAAAAGCTCGTTCAGGAGCTGGAGAACAACGATCAGCTTGAGCTGTTTGAAGAGCTCGAAATGCCGCTCGCTCTTATCCTCGGCGAAATGGAATCAACTGGTGTCAAGGTCGATGTTGACCGTTTAAAACGAATGGGTGAAGAACTGGGCGCGAAGCTGAAGGAATATGAAGAAAAAATCCATGAGATTGCGGGAGAGCCGTTTAATATCAATTCTCCGAAGCAGCTTGGCGTCATCTTGTTTGAAAAGATCGGCCTGCCTGTCGTGAAAAAAACGAAAACTGGCTATTCAACGTCTGCCGATGTGCTTGAAAAGCTGGCTGACAAGCATGATATTGTCGACTATATTTTGCAGTACAGACAAATCGGCAAGCTTCAATCGACATATATCGAAGGGCTTTTAAAGGTGACGAGACCTGATTCGCATAAGGTGCACACGCGCTTTAACCAGGCTTTAACGCAAACAGGGCGTCTCAGCTCGACTGATCCGAATCTGCAAAACATTCCGATCAGGCTTGAGGAAGGGCGCAAAATCCGCCAAGCTTTTGTGTCGTCTGAAAAAGACTGGCTCATTTTTGCAGCTGATTACTCACAAATCGAGCTGCGGGTGCTTGCCCATATTTCAAAGGATCAAAATCTTATCGAAGCTTTTACGAATGATATGGATATTCATACGAAAACGGCAATGGATGTTTTCCATGTCGCCGAGGATGAAGTGACATCGGCGATGAGACGTCAGGCGAAAGCGGTCAACTTTGGCATCGTATACGGCATCAGCGATTACGGGCTGTCACAGAACCTTGGCATTACCAGAAAGGAAGCGGGAGCGTTCATCGACCGCTATTTGGAAAGCTTCCAAGGCGTAAAAGCGTACATGGAAGATTCAGTTCAGGACGCGAAGCAAAAAGGATACGTGACAACGCTCATGCATCGCCGCCGCTACATTCCTGAACTGACGAGCCGAAACTTTAATATCCGCAGTTTTGCGGAACGGACTGCAATGAATACGCCGATTCAAGGAAGCGCCGCTGATATAATCAAAAAAGCCATGATTGATATGGCTGCCAAGCTGAAAGAAAAACAGCTGAAGGCAAGGCTGCTCCTTCAAGTTCACGATGAATTGATTTTTGAAGCGCCGCAGGAAGAAATTGAAATTCTAGAGAAGCTTGTTCCTGAAGTGATGGAGCATGCGCTTGCATTAGATGTGCCATTAAAGGTGGACTATGCATCAGGCCCATCTTGGTACGATGCGAAATAA